A stretch of Arachis hypogaea cultivar Tifrunner chromosome 15, arahy.Tifrunner.gnm2.J5K5, whole genome shotgun sequence DNA encodes these proteins:
- the LOC140179429 gene encoding uncharacterized protein produces the protein MWAKAGGLDLIDLGNDYFVVRLFNDEDCCNVLEGGSWLIYDHYLTIRKWVPDFSPFCTTINKIAAWVRLSDLLIEYYDKRFLGTVGDQIGKTLKVDMNTANQSRGKFARLCVELDLTKPLDAKYMINDNTYFIEYEGLHMICFNCGRFGHVNEACTHGNTSVFNHNNADENQQPGQAAEEPMERNQMQKEGDEKSGEDKYKIVISKNANHGA, from the coding sequence ATGTGGGCAAAAGCGGGAGGACTAGACTTGATAGACCTGGGTAATGACTACTTTGTAGTTAGGTTATTCAATGACGAGGACTGCTGCAACGTACTAGAAGGCGGATCGTGGCTGATCTACGACCACTATCTAACCATAAGAAAGTGGGTTCCAGATTTTAGTCCATTCTGCACCACTATCAACAAGATAGCAGCTTGGGTAAGACTCTCTGACCTGCTGATCGAATACTACGACAAGCGTTTTCTGGGAACAGTGGGAGACCAGATTGGAAAGACGCTTAAAGTTGACATGAACACAGCAAACCAGTCAAGAGGTAAATTCGCGCGCCTCTGTGTAGAGCTAGACCTGACCAAGCCTCTAGATGCAAAATATATGATAAATGATAATACATATTTCATTGAATATGAGGGTTTACATATGATTTGTTTTAACTGTGGACGTTTTGGTCATGTTAATGAGGCATGTACACATGGAAACACTTCTGTATTTAACCATAACAATGCAGATGAGAACCAACAGCCAGGACAAGCAGCGGAGGAGCCCATGGAAAGAAATCAGATGCAGAAAGAGGGGGATGAGAAGAGTGGAGAAGACAAGtataaaatagttatttcaaAAAATGCCAATCATGGTGCCTAG
- the LOC112749273 gene encoding uncharacterized protein, with translation MEPDNLKYHGRCKEFGKGCTWMIRISLRAQKGTWEVRRYNGPHTCLAISISSDHRQLDYHVICAKIFSLVRANAAVSIKVLQEATEGTYGFKPSYRKTWLAKQKAVAQIYGDWEEFYAELPRWILGVQSTMEETVTLLKTSPVRVGDDVDDSTVYFHRLFWTFPPCVEAFQHCKPLVSIDGTHLYGKYGGTLLLAIAQDGNSNILPITFSLVEGENAESWSFFLTNLRQHVTPQQGILVISDRHNGIKAALENPNSGWLPPHAYRAFCIRHVAAKFALSFKGTDAKRLLVNAAYAKTEAEFHYWFDIMWTENPAMCDWANRIEYDKWT, from the coding sequence ATGGAGCCAGATAATCTTAAGTACCATGGGAGATGCAAGGAGTTTGGGAAGGGTTGCACATGGATGATTCGCATCAGCCTTCGAGCACAGAAGGGAACCTGGGAGGTTCGGCGGTACAACGGACCACACACATGCTTGGCTATATCGATATCCAGCGACCACCGACAACTAGATTATCACGTGATCTGTGCGAAGATCTTTTCTCTGGTTCGAGCCAATGCGGCGGTATCGATAAAGGTGTTGCAAGAAGCTACCGAAGGAACGTACGGGTTCAAGCCAAGTTACAGGAAGACGTGGTTGGCAAAACAGAAGGCGGTAGCACAGATATACGGGGACTGGGAAGAGTTCTACGCCGAGCTACCTCGTTGGATCCTTGGCGTGCAGTCCACCATGGAGGAGACGGTTACGTTGTTGAAGACATCTCCGGTTCGCGTCGGTGATGACGTGGATGACTCAACCGTGTACTTTCATCGTCTTTTCTGGACGTTTCCTCCTTGTGTTGAAGCTTTCCAACATTGCAAGCCATTGGTAAGCATAGACGGTACTcatctgtatggcaagtatggaggGACTTTGCTCCTGGCCATCGCTCAAGATGGGAACTCCAACATCTTGCCTATTACTTTCAGTCTCGTGGAGGGGGAAAATGCCGAGTCTTGGTCTTTCTTCCTGACCAACCTGCGGCAACATGTGACTCCACAACAGGGGATACTGGTAATTTCAGATAGGCACAATGGCATCAAGGCTGCACTAGAGAACCCGAACAGTGGGTGGTTACCCCCGCATGCGTACCGAGCATTTTGTATTCGGCATGTTGCAGCTAAATTCGCACTTAGTTTCAAGGGCACGGATGCAAAGCGTTTGCTTGTGAACGCTGCTTATGCGAAGACTGAGGCAGAGTTTCACTATTGGTTTGATATAATGTGGACTGAGAATCCGGCAATGTGTGATTGGGCGAATAGAATAGAATACGATAAGTGGACTTAG
- the LOC114925385 gene encoding uncharacterized protein, translating into MTTNISECVNSVLKGTRNLPVTALVKSTYGRLAELFVICGQTAEAQLASGAKFCQSFMKAMERNLKDSKCFTITLFDRHQSEYTIAETTSTGSFSLGTYRVFLQHRTCDCGYFQVLHYPCCHAIACCAQSRLDWSIYVDEVYTMQKVFRVYQMGFVPPIPKGLWPPYDGPTVIPDPSLRHCHDGRPRSTRIRNNMDEADLNRPKRCGLCRQPGHTRRSCPQRGSTVAGSS; encoded by the coding sequence atgacgaccaATATATCTGAGTGTGTTAATTCTGTTCTTAAGGGTACACGGAATCTTCCGGTTACCGCCCTAGTCAAGTCCACATATGGTCGGCTAGCGGAGTTGTTCGTGATTTGTGGTCAGACGGCAGAGGCTCAATTGGCCAGCGGTGCCAAGTTCTGCCAGTCTTTTATGAAGGCAATGGAGCGCAACTTGAAAGACTCCAAATGTTTCACTATCACCCTGTTCGATAGACACCAGTCTGAGTACACCATTGCCGAGACGACGTCCACCGGGAGCTTTTCACTTGGGACGTACCGAGTTTTCCTCCAGCACCGTACATGCGACTGTGGATactttcaagttctccattaccCATGTTGCCATGCGATTGCATGTTGTGCCCAGTCACGGCTTGACTGGTCTATCTATGTCGACGAGGTCTACACCATGCAGAAGGTGTTCAGGGTGTACCAGATGGGTTTCGTGCCGCCAATACCGAAGGGACTTTGGCCACCTTATGACGGTCCGACTGTTATTCCGGACCCCAGCTTGAGGCATTGTCATGATGGCCGACCGAGGTCTACCAGAATCCGGAACAACATGGATGAGGCCGACCTTAACCGACCGAAGCGGTGCGGGCTATGCAGACAGCCTGGGCACACGCGTAGGTCTTGCCCCCAGAGAGGCTCCACTGTTGCCGGTAGTTCGTAG